A stretch of Tenrec ecaudatus isolate mTenEca1 chromosome 2, mTenEca1.hap1, whole genome shotgun sequence DNA encodes these proteins:
- the SQSTM1 gene encoding sequestosome-1 isoform X1 — MAPLTVKAYLLGKEEAAREIRRFSFCASAEPEAEAEAAAGPGSCERLLSRVAAVFPGLRPGGFQAYYRDEDGDLVAFSSDEELTMALSYVKDDIFRIYIKEKKECRREHRPMCAQEVPTSLVHPNVICDGCNGPVVGTRYMCSVCPNYDLCAACEGKGMHSEHTKFASFSPMAHSEAVAHSRWLRKLKHGHFGWPGWEMGPPGNWSPRPPRAGDARPSPNETAAGPSEDPSVNFLKNVGQSVAAALSPLGIEVDIDVEHGGKRSRLTPVSTDSSSTEKCNSQPSSCSSEPSKPEGSVESGTQSLAEQMQKVALEPVGQPEASPLSQALGGTEQMESDNCSGGDDDWTHLSSKEVDPSTGELQSLQMPESEGPSSLNPSQDGPTGLKEAALYPHLPPEADPRLIESLSQMLSMGFCDEGGWLTRLLQTKNYDIGAALDTIQYSKHPPPL, encoded by the exons ATGGCGCCGCTCACCGTCAAGGCCTAccttctggggaaggaagaagcggCCCGCGAGATCCGCCGCTTCAGCTTCTGCGCCAGCGCCGAGCCCGAGGCCGAAGCCGAGGCCGCAGCGGGGCCCGGGTCCTGCGAGCGGCTGCTGAGCCGGGTGGCCGCCGTGTTCCCGGGGCTGCGGCCCGGAGGCTTCCAGGCGTACTACCGTG ATGAGGATGGAGACTTGGTTGCCTTTTCCAGTGATGAGGAGCTGACAATGGCATTGTCCTATGTGAAGGATGACATCTTCCGTATTTACATCAAAG AGAAGAAGGAGTGCCGGCGGGAGCATCGCCCCATGTGTGCTCAGGAGGTGCCTACTAGCTTGGTGCATCCCAATGTGATCTGTGATGGTTGCAATGGCCCTGTAGTGGGGACCCGCTACATGTGCAGTGTCTGCCCAAACTATGACCTGTGTGCTGCCTGTGAGGGCAAGGGCATGCACAGTGAGCACACCAAGTTTGCCTCCTTCAGCCCCATGGCACACTCTGAG GCTGTGGCTCATAGCCGCTGGCTCCGGAAACTGAAACATGGGCACTTCGGGTGGCCAGGCTGGGAAATGGGCCCACCAGGCAACTGGAGCCCACGTCCTCCTCGGGCAGGGGATGCCCGCCCCAGCCCCAATGAAACAG CTGCTGGTCCTTCAGAGGATCCAAGTGTTAACTTTCTGAAGAATGTAGGGCAAAGTGTGGCAGCTGCGCTCAGCCCCCTGG GCATTGAAGTTGATATTGATGTGGAACACGGAGGGAAACGAAGCCGCCTGACACCGGTCTCTACAGACAGTTCTAGCACAGAGAAGTGCAACTCACAGCCAAGCAGCTGCTCCTCTGAGCCCAGCAAGCCTGAAGGCAGTGTGGAGAGTGGGACGCAGTCTCTGGCAGAGCAGATGCAGAAGGTCGCCTTGGAGCCAGTGGGGCAACCTGAGGCAAGCCCCCTCTCCCAGGCCCTTGGAGGGACA GAGCAGATGGAGTCCGATAACTGTTCCGGAGGAGATGACGACTGGACTCATTTGTCTTCAAAAGAAGTGGACCCATCTACTggtgagctccagtctctgcagATGCCAGAATCAGAAGGGCCAAGCTCTCTGAACCCTTCCCAGGATGGCCCCACAGGGCTAAAGGAAGCGGCACTGTACCCACATCTGCCACCAG AAGCAGACCCCCGGCTGATTGAGTCGCTCTCCCAGATGCTGtccatgggtttctgtgatgaaggTGGATGGCTCACCAGGCTCCTGCAGACCAAGAATTATGACATCGGAGCTGCTCTGGACACCATCCAGTATTCGAAGCACCCACCACCCTTGTGA
- the MRNIP gene encoding MRN complex-interacting protein → MAPPPQARVLRCCSCRLFQAHQMKKSLKWTCKACGEKQSFLRAYGEGSGADCRRHVQKLNLLQGQVSEMSFRSPQGPASTIEGESADHEPDGNRSLQEGPPATESRWLKYLEKGSAAPGLEGGGVHFSSRPSSGAEKPAPRSSSNHPGKRRWSLGPAQPPPSPGSQATVSRVDSTATTQPQGDDDLTGKAKQASRGYPQENSEDWNTSELTVPQWKPPRRAQQAKTASSKWERFLLSPETSSQMDKQLPRPLQTGPLAASTQLELRTQSLKAGHPNRALSALQPPWVPHTPTSGAWRPFKQAAKQSGGPGTFQAEGEHQAKEAPRPTPVQLCDLFQTGEDFDEDL, encoded by the exons ATGGCGCCGCCTCCTCAGGCGCGCGTCCTCCGGTGCTGCAGTTGTCGCCTTTTCCAGGCGCACCAG ATGAAAAAGAGTCTCAAATGGACATGCAAAGCTTGTGGGGAGAAGCAGTCCTTTTTGCGG GCTTACGGTGAAGGCTCCGGTGCTGACTGTAGACGCCATGTCCAAAAATTAAATCTGCTGCAGGGGCAGGTGTCAGAGATGTCATTCAG GTCTCCGCAAGGCCCTGCAAGTACCATTGAAGGAGAAAGCGCAGACCATGAGCCTGATGGAAACAGGAGTCTGCAG GAAGGACCACCGGCCACAGAAAGCCGTTGGCTGAAGTATCTGGAAAAGGGCTCTGCAGCCCCGGGGCTGGAAGGAGGCGGCGTGCATTTCAGCAGTCGGCCCTCATCTGGGGCGGAGAAGCCAGCCCCTCGCTCCAGTAGCAACCACCCTGGAAAAAG GAGATGGAGCCTGGGCCCAGCTCAGCCTCCACCCAGCCCTGGCAGCCAGGCCACGGTGAGCAGAGTGGACTCCACAGCTACCACACAGCCCCAG GGCGATGATGATCTGACAGGGAAGGCCAAACAAGCAAGCAGAGGCTACCCCCAAGAGAACTCAGAGGACTGGAACACCAGTGAGCTTACTGTCCCTCAGTGGAAGCCACCCAGGCGTGCCCAGCAGGCTAAGACTGCATCTTCTAAATGGGAAAGATTTCTTCTGTCACCTGAGACAAGCTCCCAAATGGACAAACAGCTACCAAGACCACTGCAGACAGGCCCCTTAGCTGCTTCAACACAGCTTGAACTGAGGACCCAGAGTCTGAAGGCAGGCCACCCCAACAGGGCCCTCAGTGCTCTCCAGCCTCCTTGGGTCCCACACACTCCCACATCTGGGGCCTGGAGGCCCTTCAAGCAGGCTGCCAAACAGTCAGGGGGCCCAGGAACTTTCCAGGCAGAGGGTGAGCACCAGGCCAAAGAGGCACCTCGGCCCACACCTGTGCAACTCTGTGACCTCTTCCAAACTGGTGAGGACTTTGATGAGGACCTGTGA
- the SQSTM1 gene encoding sequestosome-1 isoform X4, which translates to MAPLTVKAYLLGKEEAAREIRRFSFCASAEPEAEAEAAAGPGSCERLLSRVAAVFPGLRPGGFQAYYRDEDGDLVAFSSDEELTMALSYVKDDIFRIYIKEKKECRREHRPMCAQEVPTSLVHPNVICDGCNGPVVGTRYMCSVCPNYDLCAACEGKGMHSEHTKFASFSPMAHSEAVAHSRWLRKLKHGHFGWPGWEMGPPGNWSPRPPRAGDARPSPNETAAGPSEDPSVNFLKNVGQSVAAALSPLGIEVDIDVEHGGKRSRLTPVSTDSSSTEKCNSQPSSCSSEPSKPEGSVESGTQSLAEQMQKVALEPVGQPEEQMESDNCSGGDDDWTHLSSKEVDPSTEADPRLIESLSQMLSMGFCDEGGWLTRLLQTKNYDIGAALDTIQYSKHPPPL; encoded by the exons ATGGCGCCGCTCACCGTCAAGGCCTAccttctggggaaggaagaagcggCCCGCGAGATCCGCCGCTTCAGCTTCTGCGCCAGCGCCGAGCCCGAGGCCGAAGCCGAGGCCGCAGCGGGGCCCGGGTCCTGCGAGCGGCTGCTGAGCCGGGTGGCCGCCGTGTTCCCGGGGCTGCGGCCCGGAGGCTTCCAGGCGTACTACCGTG ATGAGGATGGAGACTTGGTTGCCTTTTCCAGTGATGAGGAGCTGACAATGGCATTGTCCTATGTGAAGGATGACATCTTCCGTATTTACATCAAAG AGAAGAAGGAGTGCCGGCGGGAGCATCGCCCCATGTGTGCTCAGGAGGTGCCTACTAGCTTGGTGCATCCCAATGTGATCTGTGATGGTTGCAATGGCCCTGTAGTGGGGACCCGCTACATGTGCAGTGTCTGCCCAAACTATGACCTGTGTGCTGCCTGTGAGGGCAAGGGCATGCACAGTGAGCACACCAAGTTTGCCTCCTTCAGCCCCATGGCACACTCTGAG GCTGTGGCTCATAGCCGCTGGCTCCGGAAACTGAAACATGGGCACTTCGGGTGGCCAGGCTGGGAAATGGGCCCACCAGGCAACTGGAGCCCACGTCCTCCTCGGGCAGGGGATGCCCGCCCCAGCCCCAATGAAACAG CTGCTGGTCCTTCAGAGGATCCAAGTGTTAACTTTCTGAAGAATGTAGGGCAAAGTGTGGCAGCTGCGCTCAGCCCCCTGG GCATTGAAGTTGATATTGATGTGGAACACGGAGGGAAACGAAGCCGCCTGACACCGGTCTCTACAGACAGTTCTAGCACAGAGAAGTGCAACTCACAGCCAAGCAGCTGCTCCTCTGAGCCCAGCAAGCCTGAAGGCAGTGTGGAGAGTGGGACGCAGTCTCTGGCAGAGCAGATGCAGAAGGTCGCCTTGGAGCCAGTGGGGCAACCTGAG GAGCAGATGGAGTCCGATAACTGTTCCGGAGGAGATGACGACTGGACTCATTTGTCTTCAAAAGAAGTGGACCCATCTACTg AAGCAGACCCCCGGCTGATTGAGTCGCTCTCCCAGATGCTGtccatgggtttctgtgatgaaggTGGATGGCTCACCAGGCTCCTGCAGACCAAGAATTATGACATCGGAGCTGCTCTGGACACCATCCAGTATTCGAAGCACCCACCACCCTTGTGA
- the SQSTM1 gene encoding sequestosome-1 isoform X2: MAPLTVKAYLLGKEEAAREIRRFSFCASAEPEAEAEAAAGPGSCERLLSRVAAVFPGLRPGGFQAYYRDEDGDLVAFSSDEELTMALSYVKDDIFRIYIKEKKECRREHRPMCAQEVPTSLVHPNVICDGCNGPVVGTRYMCSVCPNYDLCAACEGKGMHSEHTKFASFSPMAHSEAVAHSRWLRKLKHGHFGWPGWEMGPPGNWSPRPPRAGDARPSPNETAAGPSEDPSVNFLKNVGQSVAAALSPLGIEVDIDVEHGGKRSRLTPVSTDSSSTEKCNSQPSSCSSEPSKPEGSVESGTQSLAEQMQKVALEPVGQPEEQMESDNCSGGDDDWTHLSSKEVDPSTGELQSLQMPESEGPSSLNPSQDGPTGLKEAALYPHLPPEADPRLIESLSQMLSMGFCDEGGWLTRLLQTKNYDIGAALDTIQYSKHPPPL; the protein is encoded by the exons ATGGCGCCGCTCACCGTCAAGGCCTAccttctggggaaggaagaagcggCCCGCGAGATCCGCCGCTTCAGCTTCTGCGCCAGCGCCGAGCCCGAGGCCGAAGCCGAGGCCGCAGCGGGGCCCGGGTCCTGCGAGCGGCTGCTGAGCCGGGTGGCCGCCGTGTTCCCGGGGCTGCGGCCCGGAGGCTTCCAGGCGTACTACCGTG ATGAGGATGGAGACTTGGTTGCCTTTTCCAGTGATGAGGAGCTGACAATGGCATTGTCCTATGTGAAGGATGACATCTTCCGTATTTACATCAAAG AGAAGAAGGAGTGCCGGCGGGAGCATCGCCCCATGTGTGCTCAGGAGGTGCCTACTAGCTTGGTGCATCCCAATGTGATCTGTGATGGTTGCAATGGCCCTGTAGTGGGGACCCGCTACATGTGCAGTGTCTGCCCAAACTATGACCTGTGTGCTGCCTGTGAGGGCAAGGGCATGCACAGTGAGCACACCAAGTTTGCCTCCTTCAGCCCCATGGCACACTCTGAG GCTGTGGCTCATAGCCGCTGGCTCCGGAAACTGAAACATGGGCACTTCGGGTGGCCAGGCTGGGAAATGGGCCCACCAGGCAACTGGAGCCCACGTCCTCCTCGGGCAGGGGATGCCCGCCCCAGCCCCAATGAAACAG CTGCTGGTCCTTCAGAGGATCCAAGTGTTAACTTTCTGAAGAATGTAGGGCAAAGTGTGGCAGCTGCGCTCAGCCCCCTGG GCATTGAAGTTGATATTGATGTGGAACACGGAGGGAAACGAAGCCGCCTGACACCGGTCTCTACAGACAGTTCTAGCACAGAGAAGTGCAACTCACAGCCAAGCAGCTGCTCCTCTGAGCCCAGCAAGCCTGAAGGCAGTGTGGAGAGTGGGACGCAGTCTCTGGCAGAGCAGATGCAGAAGGTCGCCTTGGAGCCAGTGGGGCAACCTGAG GAGCAGATGGAGTCCGATAACTGTTCCGGAGGAGATGACGACTGGACTCATTTGTCTTCAAAAGAAGTGGACCCATCTACTggtgagctccagtctctgcagATGCCAGAATCAGAAGGGCCAAGCTCTCTGAACCCTTCCCAGGATGGCCCCACAGGGCTAAAGGAAGCGGCACTGTACCCACATCTGCCACCAG AAGCAGACCCCCGGCTGATTGAGTCGCTCTCCCAGATGCTGtccatgggtttctgtgatgaaggTGGATGGCTCACCAGGCTCCTGCAGACCAAGAATTATGACATCGGAGCTGCTCTGGACACCATCCAGTATTCGAAGCACCCACCACCCTTGTGA
- the SQSTM1 gene encoding sequestosome-1 isoform X3, which translates to MAPLTVKAYLLGKEEAAREIRRFSFCASAEPEAEAEAAAGPGSCERLLSRVAAVFPGLRPGGFQAYYRDEDGDLVAFSSDEELTMALSYVKDDIFRIYIKEKKECRREHRPMCAQEVPTSLVHPNVICDGCNGPVVGTRYMCSVCPNYDLCAACEGKGMHSEHTKFASFSPMAHSEAVAHSRWLRKLKHGHFGWPGWEMGPPGNWSPRPPRAGDARPSPNETAAGPSEDPSVNFLKNVGQSVAAALSPLGIEVDIDVEHGGKRSRLTPVSTDSSSTEKCNSQPSSCSSEPSKPEGSVESGTQSLAEQMQKVALEPVGQPEASPLSQALGGTEQMESDNCSGGDDDWTHLSSKEVDPSTEADPRLIESLSQMLSMGFCDEGGWLTRLLQTKNYDIGAALDTIQYSKHPPPL; encoded by the exons ATGGCGCCGCTCACCGTCAAGGCCTAccttctggggaaggaagaagcggCCCGCGAGATCCGCCGCTTCAGCTTCTGCGCCAGCGCCGAGCCCGAGGCCGAAGCCGAGGCCGCAGCGGGGCCCGGGTCCTGCGAGCGGCTGCTGAGCCGGGTGGCCGCCGTGTTCCCGGGGCTGCGGCCCGGAGGCTTCCAGGCGTACTACCGTG ATGAGGATGGAGACTTGGTTGCCTTTTCCAGTGATGAGGAGCTGACAATGGCATTGTCCTATGTGAAGGATGACATCTTCCGTATTTACATCAAAG AGAAGAAGGAGTGCCGGCGGGAGCATCGCCCCATGTGTGCTCAGGAGGTGCCTACTAGCTTGGTGCATCCCAATGTGATCTGTGATGGTTGCAATGGCCCTGTAGTGGGGACCCGCTACATGTGCAGTGTCTGCCCAAACTATGACCTGTGTGCTGCCTGTGAGGGCAAGGGCATGCACAGTGAGCACACCAAGTTTGCCTCCTTCAGCCCCATGGCACACTCTGAG GCTGTGGCTCATAGCCGCTGGCTCCGGAAACTGAAACATGGGCACTTCGGGTGGCCAGGCTGGGAAATGGGCCCACCAGGCAACTGGAGCCCACGTCCTCCTCGGGCAGGGGATGCCCGCCCCAGCCCCAATGAAACAG CTGCTGGTCCTTCAGAGGATCCAAGTGTTAACTTTCTGAAGAATGTAGGGCAAAGTGTGGCAGCTGCGCTCAGCCCCCTGG GCATTGAAGTTGATATTGATGTGGAACACGGAGGGAAACGAAGCCGCCTGACACCGGTCTCTACAGACAGTTCTAGCACAGAGAAGTGCAACTCACAGCCAAGCAGCTGCTCCTCTGAGCCCAGCAAGCCTGAAGGCAGTGTGGAGAGTGGGACGCAGTCTCTGGCAGAGCAGATGCAGAAGGTCGCCTTGGAGCCAGTGGGGCAACCTGAGGCAAGCCCCCTCTCCCAGGCCCTTGGAGGGACA GAGCAGATGGAGTCCGATAACTGTTCCGGAGGAGATGACGACTGGACTCATTTGTCTTCAAAAGAAGTGGACCCATCTACTg AAGCAGACCCCCGGCTGATTGAGTCGCTCTCCCAGATGCTGtccatgggtttctgtgatgaaggTGGATGGCTCACCAGGCTCCTGCAGACCAAGAATTATGACATCGGAGCTGCTCTGGACACCATCCAGTATTCGAAGCACCCACCACCCTTGTGA